Genomic window (Marinobacter fonticola):
AAACAAGGGACCGTTCGAACCGATCGGATCGAACACGCAGAACGAACGCTTGACCATCTCGCCGGCGTTGGCCTGGACCAGGCTGGCGCCCAGCAGCAGCCAAAGTCCAAGGGCACCCAGGCCCAGCTTTCCGTGTGTCATGTTGAGTGTCTCCATTTTTTATCGTTATCGTTGCCGCTACAGTAGGGAGTCCAGGTCAATGACTTCGCCGGTGGGTGCCTCGTCGTCCCAGAATGTGCCAAGCCCGCCCATCGGCGTGCGATGGCCGGTGTTCTCCATCCACAGCTTGTCGGATATCGCCAGTATGTTGTGAGTGGCGAGCTGGTCCACCAGCACCCAATCTTCAGCGGGCGGCCGCTTGTCGATGGCTTCGGCATGGCGGCGAATGACGTCGCGCACCTGGTCCATGTCGCTCTTGTTCCAGGCCGCGATCGCGTGGAAAACATGGCTGATACGAACACCGGCAGCCTCACCGAGGGCGTCGGAGGCCTGTAGGCGTTCGAAGGCATCTTCTCCGGCCGGTTGGGCGCCGGGAATCATGGCCCAGACCGTAGCTCGCAACCCCATGGGTGCCCCCCACCACTTCTCGTTGTCTAGACAACTGGTGGCCCGCGCCACGACCGAGCCGACATTTTTGGGTACGCCTACGGGCGCCGTCGACTGGATCTCCGCGTTCAACGCCTGCAGGCCGGAGAGCAAGCCGGCTAAATAGATGAATTCGTCCAGGTCCTCATCGAAATCGGGGCATTCTTCGGCTTCCGGATCGCCGTAATAGGCCTGAAAATGCTGCCAACCCTTGAAATAGCGTTGCGCTGCCAGTGCGTAGTGGCGCTTCTGGCGTATGATCGCATCCTCTGCCTCCTCCGGATTGCGGGCGCGCAAGGCCGCAAGGCTCTGCAATTCCGCCTCCCGGCCTCGATCCTCCGCACAACCGCCGGCCTGTAAACTCATCATGACCGCGAGCTGGTCCGGATGAGTCGTTACCCGGCCGAACGACATGAGCAGCGGCTGCACCGACTCGCTCATGGCGCAGGCCATTTCCAGATCACCGGTCTGCAGTAGGTAGGGCACGGTATGCGACTTGGAGAAACCCTGCATCACGTCGCCGGTGGTCTTGTAGATCATGTGATTGACGACACCGCAGCCGCTAAGCGCGACACTGGCGGTCGCCGCCATAAGCCAGGCGCGCAAACGGATCAGTCGACTTACGCGGATATTCATTGTTGTTTCCATACAGCCCTTCACCTTTATATTCTTGTTTGTCCGCTTTTCTAAAGCGCCGCTGAGTCCGCTGTCCGGCTACTGTTTGCGCAAAAACACTCTGTAACGATATGTTACAGACCCGGGATTATCCTCAACTCAGCGACGATTTTGTGAGACGAGTGCCTCAAAGCCGGTATCGAAGCTCATGCACAGGTATTTGACAGCGCCGCGTAAATGGCTATATCTGTAAGCTATGGCCGGGCACCCGCTCGGTTGCAGTCGTCGGCGTTCACCCAGTTCACTCCAGGGACGCCGTCTTACCAATAATGAAGGAGATATTCATGCGCAAACCCGAACTTGCCAGTGCAATCGCAGAGCAGACCGGTCTGACCAAGGACAAAGCGAGTGAAGTGATTACGGCGTTTACCGACCAGATTCAGGCGGCGACCGCCAAGGGCCAAGACGTATCACTGATCGGTTTCGGTACCTTCAGTGTTCGCAAGCGCGAGGCCCGCACCGGCCGCAACCCGCAAACCGGCGCGACCATGAAGATTCCTGCGAGCAAGACCGTCGGCTTCAAGGCTGGCAAGGCGCTGAAAGACGCAGTCGCCAAGTAAATCTCCGAGAGGCCGGTCACCCCTCATTACTTACCCATCATCCCGTGACCGGCCTGCTTCTTTGCTTCAACTCGATGCGCATTCGGCGCGAGCCCCGTCGACCCGGCAGCGGATCGCCTTCATCAGCCGAATCGCCCGCTCGTCGTAGACACCGTCTTCCAACAACGACAAACGAACCTCGCGGAGCATCTGATCGTACTCACGAATATCTTCCTGGGGCGGATGCATCCAAGTCTCTTCGGGGATTTCGGCCTCAGCCTGAGCGATGATCTGGTAGGCTTCTTCGATGCGATTAATCGCCTCGTCGCGCACCATTTGGCCGGCGTTATCCGGAAAGCGGTCACGATGCAGGATCACCTGGAAGTTCATGTAGGCCACCGCATACTTGAAGACACCGCCCCTCGGCCGTACGCCCTTGTAGAGTTCCAGCGGGGTATAGGCCACGGCTGGCGCATAGGCGATGTCCACCGAGCCGTTGTTAAATTTACCGGCGAAGCTGGCTGAGTTCGCCCCCACCACGGAGGCGCCGACGTGACGCACCATGGTCAGCGAGGCTGTATCGTAGTCGAGCGTGGCAATTTTCTTGCCCTGCAGCTCTTCCACGGTGTCGATGTTGCGGTCCCGGGTGAACAGATAGACGGCGCCGCCGGGAAAGATACCGGCCACTTCGTAGCGCTCGTTGGTGAGCAGGGGCTTGGCCTTGGGCTGGCTCAAGGTATTGAATAGCAGTCGCATTTCCTGTTCGCCGGGGATAGCGCCCATGGCTTCCAGGCTGCCGGTAAACTTGTTGAATTCCCGGGCGCGCGTGCCCGTTAACAGGACAGCGTCACACTGCCCCGCCTTGAAGTCTTCCGCCGCTATTTTTTCATCGGTGTAGGCACGCAGGTCCAGTTCAATACCCTCGCGCAGGGCGACGGGCTTGAAGGTCTTGGCAATGGCGAACAGGGGGCCGTTCGCACCGACCGGATCGAAGATACAGAAACTGCGCTTGAGGAATTCCTGTTCCTGCACATTTTCCTGGGCCCCGGCGGCGCCGGCCAGCGCCAAGCTGAGGAAAAGCACAGCACCTGAGAAACGATGCGCGAAAGACTTGCTCAACATGCTGAAGCACTCCTACTTATTCTTGTCAGGCCAGACACGTTCTTGTCGGACCAGAATAGGAATGCCCCGGAGGGGTTACGTTGGCAGTAGCGACTCAGGCGCCGGGGCGCTCCTGCCACTGGTCAACGGAGCGGCGCCTGAACCGGCAGGGAGACCCCGTCCAGCGGGGTCTGTTCTAAGCCGACTTGGTGTCGGTCTTGGTGGAGGGCGCGGAAGCTTTTGCGCCAGTCTTTGAACCAGTTCCGCTTTTAGAGCCGCCGGACCGCCGGCTACGCGTAGCGGGTTTGGCTTTCTTATCCTCAGCCATTTGCTCGACCAAGCTTTCCAGCCGCTTCTCCAGGGCCACCATCTGGTGATGCAGGGCGGTTTGCTTATCGAGGGCGTCCGAGGTGTTGCGGGAGAGCGTCCAAAGAAGCCAAATAATCGCCAACAAGGCGATGAACGAGAGAAATCCCATGCCTATCTCCGGTTTCTTGAGCGGCTACCACACCACCCGCAGCACTACGGGTGGCTCGGCGTGCCGGCTCGCTAATCGGTTATACCGGGCGTTGCCTACGACCGGTCCCCGTAGATCAGTGTAGCAGGCCCCTACACGATCGGCAGGCCGAAAGTCAGTCCTGACGGGTATACACCTGCTCACCGGCACACCAGACCCGGTTAACCAGACCCTTCAGCGGTTCACCCAGGATGGGGGCATGTTTGCCCACCGAGAACAAGGACTGCGCGCCTGGCGTCCAGATGGCATGGGTATCGATCCAACACAGATCGGCCACCTGCCCCGCACTGAACCCGGTCGGCGTCAGGCCCAGTACTCCAGCGGGGCCAGCGGTCAAGGCGCGCACCAAAGAGACCAGATCCAGCTCGTCGCGCTCGACCAGCCCCAGGCCCAGGGAGAGCACGCTTTCGATGCTCGACAAACCCGGCTCGGTGTCGCCCAGCGGGGCATTCTTGGCAGCGGGATCATGGGGCTGGTGCTGGCTGACAATAGCATCGATCACGCCGGCACGTACGCCTTCGATCAATCCCTTCCGGTCGCCTTCCGAGCGCAATGGCGGCTCTACGTGGAAGCGGCTATCGAAACCGGCCAGCGCCTCCTCGGTCAGCACCAAGTGGTGCATCGCCACGTCCGCGGTGACAGCAACACCACGCGCGCGGGCGTCGCCTACCATCTCCACACTGCGAGCGCAGGAGAGCTGGCTCAGGTGCAGGCGCACACCGGTTTCTTCTGCCAGCAGGATCAGTTCCATCACCGACGCCGTTTCCGCCACTTCGGGAATACCTAACAGCCCCAGCCGCGCGGTGACCAGACCGTCGTGGGCGAAACCATCGGCAGCCAGCGACCGGTTCTGGGGATGCAGCATCAGGGTCATGCCGAAGGTCTTGGCGTAGGCCATGCAACGGCGTAGAACCCGGGCATTGACCAGAGGCGCCGGGCCATTGCTGAAGGCCACGCATCCAGCGTGAGAGAGCCCCACCATGTCGCTCAGCAGCTCACCCGCCAGGTTTTTGGTGGCCGCGCCGAGCGGTAGCACTCGGATCGGTGCATCACGCTCGGCCACATCGCGAATCAGATGGGTAATCGCGCTGGAGTCATTCACCGGTGAGGTGTCCGGCGCCGCGCAGACGGTGGTGTACCCGCCCCGGACCGCCGCCCGGGTTTCACTGGCGATGGAGCCCTTCTGACCATTGCCGGGCTCGCGCAGGTTGCAATAAAGATCGATAAAACCGGGAGCGATCAATCCCCCGGCGGCATCCAGCACGGCATCGGCATGAGCGGCATCCGCTTCGGCTCCGGTGGCGGCGATCTTGCCATCGCGGATTAGCAAGGACTGCACCGCATCTAGACCCGCGACCGGATCGATCACCCGGCCATGCTCGATTCTCAAGGAGGGATGACTCATGCGTTCACCCCTGTTTCCAGTCCCTGTTGGGCCCGTTGGCCGCTCATGGCCATGGACATGACCGCCATACGAATCGCGATGCCATTGGTGACCTGATTGAGAATCACCGATTGCGGGCCGTCGGCCACCGCGGACTCGATTTCCACGCCGCGGTTGATTGGTCCGGGGTGCATGACGATAGCCTCCGGCTTGGCGTAGGCCAGCTTATCGGTATTCAGACCGTATACCTTGTAGAACTCGCGCTCGCTGGGCAGCAACGCGCCCTCCATCCGCTCACGCTGCAAGCGCAACATAATAATGACATCGATATCTTTCAGACCCGAGCGCATGTCGTAGCACACCTTACAGCCCAGGCTCTCCACCTCTCGCGGCAGCAATGTACTTGGGCCGACCACCCGGACCTCATCCGCACCCAGCGTGTTCAACGCGCGAATCTGCGACCGGGCCACCCGTGAATGCAGGACATCTCCGACGATCGCGACTTTCAGGCCCTCGAAACGCTGCTTTTTCTGACGAATGGTCAGCATATCCAGCATCGCTTGGGTCGGGTGGGCGTGGCGACCATCGCCGGCGTTGATAATGGCTACGCCGGGGGTCACCGACTGAGCGATAAAGTGGGGCGCACCGCTACGGGAATGGCGCACCACAAACATATCGCTGGCCATGGCTTCAAGGTTGAGCAGGGTGTCGGACAGGGACTCGCCCTTGGACGTAGCCGATGTGCTGATGTCCAAATTGAGCACGTCGGCGGAGAGACGTTTGGCGGCCAGTTCGAAGGTGCTGCGGGTGCGAGTACTGGATTCGAAGAACAGATTGACGACCGTCCGCCCTCTCAGCAGGGGCACTTTTTTGATACGGCGCTCGCCGACTTCGATGAAAGAATCGGCGGTATCGAGGATCTGCGTCAGTAACGGACGGTCCAAGCCGTCGATCGTCAAAAAGTGGCGCAACTGGCCTTCGGCATTCAGTTGCAAAGCGCGGGCGGAGGCGTCGGTGGTCATCATCCTCAAGCTCCTTCTGGCCTGGCGTCGGCTTGACGCAGTTCCACGCTGAGCGGATCCGGTCCCTTGAGTTTGACCCGCTCGTTTGCTTTCAGGCTAAGCCGCTGACCCACGACGTCCGGTTGGATCGGCAGCTCCCGGGCGCCCAGATCGATCAGTGCCGCCAGCACGATGCCGGCCGGCCGGCCGTAGTCGAAAATCTCGTTCATGGCGGCGCGAATGGTCCGCCCGCTCATGACGACGTCGTCCACCAGAACGATGTGCCGGTCTTCGGTTTCGAAAGGCAAGTGGGAAGGCCGGACCTTGGGATTCAGCCCGATACGGGAAAAGTCGTCCCGATAGAATGAGATGTCGAGTTCGCCAAAAGGCTCATCCAGGCCCAGGCGTTTGTGCAGGATATCCGCCAGCCAGACCCCGCCGGTGCGGATACCAATCAAAACCGGGCGCTCGATGCCTCGCGCCTGGAGTACATCGCGCAGGCCTTGTTCCAAGTCATCCAGCAGCGCATCAACCTTCAGCAATGCAGTCATTGATTTCCCCTGTCCAGACAGCGGCGCTAGTCTATCACGAGGTCATCGGCGAAAGCAGCGCCAAGGCCGCGTCCGGATTAGGAGCCTCTGAAAAAGTTCAGGCTGTGGATGAAGCGCAAGGCGCACGGAGCGCAAGACGCGAGGCATACCTTGCTGGTAGGCGAGTGTTTGAGCACCGCGCAACGCAGTGATTCGCCGCAGAATGGACTTTTCCAGAGGCTTCTTAGGTCCCCGAGGCGAACCAGCCCTCCAAGATCACCACCGCTGCCAGGTCATCCACGCCGTGCGTGCCGAAATTCCGGGAGCCGCCGCGGGCCAGGACTTCACCTTTGGCCTCGAAGCTGCTCAGGCGTTCGTCGACCATCACGACCTCGTGGTGATAACGGCCATGCAGGCGCTTGCCAAACTTACGGGCGCGCAGGCTCATCTCGCTCTCGGTGCCATCCATGTTGAGCGGCAGGCCAACGACGAACAGCTTCGGCTGCCACTCCGCTACCAGAGTTGTGATTTCGTCCCAGTTGGGCATACCGTCCCGGGCCTTGAGCATGGCGATCGGCTGGGCAGTGCCGGTGAGTTCCTGGCCAACGGCAACGCCGATACGGCGGGTACCGAAATCGAAGCCCATGACCCGGCGCAAGCCACTATCAGGCATGGCCCACCGTATCGGTAAGCTGACTCAGGTCGATGCCCATCATGCGCATGACCTCGGCGTAGCGATCATCACTTTCGACCCGGAACAGCAGGTCATGATTGGCCGGACACACCAGCCAGCTACTGCCGGAAAGTTCCTCCTCAAGCTGGCCATCGGACCAGCCGGAGTAGCCCAACGCCATGAGGAACTCAGACGGTCCTTCGCCACAGCCGATGGCTTCGAGGATATCGCGTGATGTGGTCATGGTGAGCTGATCGGTCACCGCCATGGAGCTTTGCCAGTCCCCGAACGGCCGGTGCAGTACGAAGCCCCGTTCCGGCTGAACCGGACCGCCGGCATAGACCGGCGCGTTGATCTCTTCCCCGTCCAGATCGAGCTGCTCGAGCACTTCGCCGACGCTGATGTCCAGTGGCCGGTTGATGACCAGCCCCATAGCGCCGTCGGCGTTGTGCTCGCACACAAAAATAACAGCCCCGTGGAAGCCCGGGTCTTGGAGGTAGGGCGAAGCCACCAGCAGGCGGTTTCGCAGTGTGTCTTCGGTAGTCGTATGCGATCTGGTCATGGCGTCAGTGTCCTGTCCCGCGAATAAATACGCAAGCCGTTAGCGCAAGCCCGGAAGCCTCTGGACAGGATAGCGACGTCTGGAGCGATCAACCGGAGGTCAGGCCCCGGCGCTGGAACGACCAGGTGCGAATGATCTCAAGCTGGTCTGCCTGCTCGCGCATTTCCGGCGGGAAGGGCGCAAAGGGCGCCGACAAACGCACGATTCGGATAGCGGCATCGTCCAGCACCTTGCTACCGGAGGAGTTGAGAATCTCGACGTCCTTGACGCTGCCATCCCTCTCGATCACCACCACCATTCGCAACGAGCCGTAGATTCCGGAGCTTCGTGCTTCCGGCGGATAGTTCAGATTACCGACTTTGGTCACCTTACTGACCCAATTCTGCACGTACCAGGCGTTCTCCGACTTCAGCGTGGATGCTGCCGTCACCCGCAGGATGCGCGGTTTCTTGGCGTAAGCCCGCTGCTGCTGGTCCAGACGCGCCTCGAGGCTGGCGATCTCCAGACTGCGCTGCATCAAGCTCTTCTTCTGGGCATCCGGCGCTTCCTCAATGGGCTCATCTTCGGGCTTCGCTTGCGCTGCAGGGCGAGTCTGAGCCGTCGTGGTTACGACCTCCTTGGCTACCTGCTTCTCCGGCTCCGCTTTTTTCTGCGCTACCGGCTCGGGCTGAACCTGCTGCACCTGACTGTGCTGCAAGGGCGCCTGATGCGTGGTGGTCAGGTCCTGCTTTTCTTCTTCGGTACCACTGCCTTTCTGGCTGGTGGCGGCGAGAAAATCTGCGTCTTCGGGGGCGTCCTCGTCATCAAACTGAGACAGCGTGATTTCCAGCGTTTCAGCCGCTGGCACCGGGTCGTCCGGCGCAAACGAGATGCCTAGCACCACGACCGCATGCAGGGCCAGCGCCATAAAAAGGGTGAAGGAAAAACGATCAAAATCACTGACCTGGACAGCCATGCTCGCCACTTACTCAACCACTGCTGGGCGTGCCTGCGCACGCGGTTCTGGTACGGTCTGAAAAGACGTCCGATAGAGGCCAAGTTTGATGGCTTCAAGCCCGCTTGTCTATCCTGCGCGACTCGAATGGGGGGCCACTGAACAGCACCTTAGAGCCGCGTCTCAATCGCATCCAGCAACTGAGATGAGATATCGATTCCGAATTCCCGATCAAGTTCCCGCACGCAGGTGGGGCTGGTCACGTTGATTTCGGTCAGATAGTCGCCGATCACGTCGATACCGACAAAAATCAATCCTTTGGCCTTTAAAGACGGAGCAATGCGTTCGCAGATTTCCCGGTCGCGCGCCGTCAGCGGCCGCCCTTCGCCACGACCGCCAGCCGCCAGATTGCCGCGATTTTCACCTTGAGAAGGAATTCTCGCCAGCGCATAGGGAATAGGCTCGCCGTCGATCAACAGGATGCGCTTGTCGCCGGCTTTGATCTGCGGTAGAAACTTCTGCGCCATGATCTGGTGCTCGCCGTCTTGGGTCAGCGTCTCGATAATCACCCCCAGGTTGGCGTCGCCCTCCCTCACCCGGAACACGGACTTTCCGCCCATGCCATCTACCGGTTTCATCACCACGTCGCCGTGGCGGGCATAAAATTCCCGCAGGCGCGCCGACGAACGGGTCACCACCAGCGGCGGCGTACAGTCGATGAAGCGAGTGGCGAACAGCTTTTCGTTGCAGTCACGCAATGCCGCCGGGGGATTGACCACCAGCGCACCCTGATCGGCTGCCGAGTCGAGGATATGGGTCGCCATCATGAATTCGCGGTCTACCGGCGGATCCTTGCGCATCAGGATCACGTCCAGGTCGCCCAGCGCCATCTCGAACTCGTCGCCAAAGGTATACCAATCGTCCGGATCCATCCGCACCGTCAGTTCTCGCACCCGGGCGCGGGCCTCACCCCCGTCGAGGAACAGGTCCGGCTGCTCCATGTAGATCAGATCCCAGCCGCGATTTTGAGCAGCCCAAAGCA
Coding sequences:
- a CDS encoding HU family DNA-binding protein, whose protein sequence is MRKPELASAIAEQTGLTKDKASEVITAFTDQIQAATAKGQDVSLIGFGTFSVRKREARTGRNPQTGATMKIPASKTVGFKAGKALKDAVAK
- a CDS encoding putative solute-binding protein, encoding MLSKSFAHRFSGAVLFLSLALAGAAGAQENVQEQEFLKRSFCIFDPVGANGPLFAIAKTFKPVALREGIELDLRAYTDEKIAAEDFKAGQCDAVLLTGTRAREFNKFTGSLEAMGAIPGEQEMRLLFNTLSQPKAKPLLTNERYEVAGIFPGGAVYLFTRDRNIDTVEELQGKKIATLDYDTASLTMVRHVGASVVGANSASFAGKFNNGSVDIAYAPAVAYTPLELYKGVRPRGGVFKYAVAYMNFQVILHRDRFPDNAGQMVRDEAINRIEEAYQIIAQAEAEIPEETWMHPPQEDIREYDQMLREVRLSLLEDGVYDERAIRLMKAIRCRVDGARAECASS
- a CDS encoding dihydroorotase, which codes for MSHPSLRIEHGRVIDPVAGLDAVQSLLIRDGKIAATGAEADAAHADAVLDAAGGLIAPGFIDLYCNLREPGNGQKGSIASETRAAVRGGYTTVCAAPDTSPVNDSSAITHLIRDVAERDAPIRVLPLGAATKNLAGELLSDMVGLSHAGCVAFSNGPAPLVNARVLRRCMAYAKTFGMTLMLHPQNRSLAADGFAHDGLVTARLGLLGIPEVAETASVMELILLAEETGVRLHLSQLSCARSVEMVGDARARGVAVTADVAMHHLVLTEEALAGFDSRFHVEPPLRSEGDRKGLIEGVRAGVIDAIVSQHQPHDPAAKNAPLGDTEPGLSSIESVLSLGLGLVERDELDLVSLVRALTAGPAGVLGLTPTGFSAGQVADLCWIDTHAIWTPGAQSLFSVGKHAPILGEPLKGLVNRVWCAGEQVYTRQD
- a CDS encoding aspartate carbamoyltransferase catalytic subunit produces the protein MMTTDASARALQLNAEGQLRHFLTIDGLDRPLLTQILDTADSFIEVGERRIKKVPLLRGRTVVNLFFESSTRTRSTFELAAKRLSADVLNLDISTSATSKGESLSDTLLNLEAMASDMFVVRHSRSGAPHFIAQSVTPGVAIINAGDGRHAHPTQAMLDMLTIRQKKQRFEGLKVAIVGDVLHSRVARSQIRALNTLGADEVRVVGPSTLLPREVESLGCKVCYDMRSGLKDIDVIIMLRLQRERMEGALLPSEREFYKVYGLNTDKLAYAKPEAIVMHPGPINRGVEIESAVADGPQSVILNQVTNGIAIRMAVMSMAMSGQRAQQGLETGVNA
- the pyrR gene encoding bifunctional pyr operon transcriptional regulator/uracil phosphoribosyltransferase PyrR — translated: MTALLKVDALLDDLEQGLRDVLQARGIERPVLIGIRTGGVWLADILHKRLGLDEPFGELDISFYRDDFSRIGLNPKVRPSHLPFETEDRHIVLVDDVVMSGRTIRAAMNEIFDYGRPAGIVLAALIDLGARELPIQPDVVGQRLSLKANERVKLKGPDPLSVELRQADARPEGA
- the ruvX gene encoding Holliday junction resolvase RuvX is translated as MPDSGLRRVMGFDFGTRRIGVAVGQELTGTAQPIAMLKARDGMPNWDEITTLVAEWQPKLFVVGLPLNMDGTESEMSLRARKFGKRLHGRYHHEVVMVDERLSSFEAKGEVLARGGSRNFGTHGVDDLAAVVILEGWFASGT
- a CDS encoding YqgE/AlgH family protein, with translation MTRSHTTTEDTLRNRLLVASPYLQDPGFHGAVIFVCEHNADGAMGLVINRPLDISVGEVLEQLDLDGEEINAPVYAGGPVQPERGFVLHRPFGDWQSSMAVTDQLTMTTSRDILEAIGCGEGPSEFLMALGYSGWSDGQLEEELSGSSWLVCPANHDLLFRVESDDRYAEVMRMMGIDLSQLTDTVGHA
- a CDS encoding energy transducer TonB, giving the protein MAVQVSDFDRFSFTLFMALALHAVVVLGISFAPDDPVPAAETLEITLSQFDDEDAPEDADFLAATSQKGSGTEEEKQDLTTTHQAPLQHSQVQQVQPEPVAQKKAEPEKQVAKEVVTTTAQTRPAAQAKPEDEPIEEAPDAQKKSLMQRSLEIASLEARLDQQQRAYAKKPRILRVTAASTLKSENAWYVQNWVSKVTKVGNLNYPPEARSSGIYGSLRMVVVIERDGSVKDVEILNSSGSKVLDDAAIRIVRLSAPFAPFPPEMREQADQLEIIRTWSFQRRGLTSG
- the gshB gene encoding glutathione synthase, producing the protein MTIKLGIVMDPIQDLHYKKDTSLAMLWAAQNRGWDLIYMEQPDLFLDGGEARARVRELTVRMDPDDWYTFGDEFEMALGDLDVILMRKDPPVDREFMMATHILDSAADQGALVVNPPAALRDCNEKLFATRFIDCTPPLVVTRSSARLREFYARHGDVVMKPVDGMGGKSVFRVREGDANLGVIIETLTQDGEHQIMAQKFLPQIKAGDKRILLIDGEPIPYALARIPSQGENRGNLAAGGRGEGRPLTARDREICERIAPSLKAKGLIFVGIDVIGDYLTEINVTSPTCVRELDREFGIDISSQLLDAIETRL